One genomic window of Fusarium verticillioides 7600 chromosome 2, whole genome shotgun sequence includes the following:
- a CDS encoding AP-2 complex subunit sigma: protein MLSFILIQNRQGKTRLAKWYAPFSDEQKIKLKGEVHRLVAPRDQKYQSNFVEFRNNKIVYRRYAGLFFCACVDTNDNELAYLEAIHFFVEVLDAFFGNVCELDLVFNFYKVYAILDEVFLAGEIEETSKQVVLTRLEHLDKLE from the exons ATGCTCTCTTTTATCCTCATCCAGAACCGACA GGGCAAGACTCGTCTCGCGAAATGGTACGCCCCTTTTAGCGACgagcaaaagatcaagctcaaaggcgAAGTCCATCGCCTCGTCGCACCCCGCGATCAAAAATACCAATCCAACTTTGTCGAGTTCCGCAACAACAAGATCGTTTACCGCCGCTACGCCGGTCTTTTCTTCTGCGCCTGCGTCGATACAAACGATAACGAGCTCGCCTACCTAGAGGCTATTCACTTCTTCGTCGAGGTCCTCGATGCCTTTTTCGGAAACGTCTGcgaacttgatcttgtttTCAACTTCTACAAGGTCTATGCGATTCTTGACGAGGTGTTTTTGGCGggcgagattgaggagaCGAGTAAACAGGTTGTGCTTACACGGTTGGAGCATCTCGACAAGTTAGAATAA
- a CDS encoding Pro-apoptotic serine protease NMA111: MNGATSSARAKRKAPGSPDEAPPSKKPVNGKHSPNDNTPDIVEFDDRSDMTDELHPHAMYIGTPGSLGEWQDTIQKVVRNVVAIRFCQTCSFDTDSALTSEATGYVVDSEKGYILTNRHVVGAGPFWGHCVFDNHEEVDCYPVYRDPVHDFGILRYDPKAIKYMHIDGLELRPDLAKVGTEIRVVGNDAGEKLSILSGIISRLDRNAPEYGEGYSDFNTCYYQANAAASGGSSGSPVVNKDGCAVALQAGGRSDGASTDYFLPLDRPLRALQCIQNGKPVTRGDIQCQFLLKPFDECRRLGLSPQWEAAMREKFPEETNMLVAEIVLPRGPSDKKIEEGDVLIKINGELITQFIRLDDIMDSSVGETIKLHLQRGGQDVEVEIEVGDLHKITPDRFVSVAGASFHDLSYQQARLYAVAVQGVYVCESAGSFRFDNTDNGWIVQSIDHKKVPDLDTFIQVMKTIPDRARVVVTYKHLRDLHTLNTTVAYIDRHWAAKMKLAVRNDESGVWDFTDLGDPLPPVPPTRRSASFIELDHMPHQGIADLIRSFVHINCTMPLKLDGFPKNRRWGMGLVIDADKGLVLISRAIVPYDLCDITVTIADSIIVEGKVVFLHPLQNYAIIQYDPSLVDAPVMSARLSNEVLTQGAKTYFLGYNRIGRVVHGSTSVTEITAVAIPANSGAPRYRAVNVDAITIDSNLGSTCNSGVLVAPDGTVQALWLSYLGERSHHTSRDEEYYLGLGTKTLLPVVESVQKGINPKLRILSVEFRSVQMAQASVMGVSDEWIKKVTQTNRSHHQLFMVSKRTFERENHPVSLLEGDIILTLNGKICTTISDFDLMYSHELLDAVIVRECEEMHLQLPTVAADDMETNHAVSFCGAILHRPHQAVRQQISKLHSEVYVSSRIRGSPAYQYGVAPTNFITHVNGTPTPDLDSFIAATREIPDNTYFRLKAVTFDCVPWVITMKKNDHYFPTMEWIKDDKEACGWRRVTYEGNDVFKGEATDGVVPVAQDADME, translated from the exons ATGAATGGCgcaacttcttcagcccGGGCTAAAAGAAAGGCCCCGGGCTCGCCAGACGAAGCTCCTCCTTCCAAAAAACCCGTCAACGGAAAACATTCTCCAAACGATAACACACCAGACATTGTTGAATTTGACGACCGCTCAGACATGACCGACGAACTTCACCCTCACGCTATGTATATTGGAACACCAGGGAGCTTAGGAGAGTGGCAGGATACAATCCAGAAGGTGGTGCGCAACGTTGTCGCCATCAGGTTCTGCCAGACTTGCTCTTTCGATACCGATTCTGCTTTGACCAGTGAAGCCACGGGCTATGTTGTTGACTCCGAGAAAGG ATACATCTTGACCAACCGTCACGTTGTCGGCGCCGGTCCCTTCTGGGGCCACTGTGTCTTCGACAACCACGAAGAAGTCGACTGTTACCCCGTCTACCGCGACCCCGTTCACGATTTTGGTATTCTACGATACGATCCCAAGGCGATCAAGTATATGCACATTGATGGCTTAGAGCTGCGACCCGACCTCGCAAAGG TTGGAACCGAGATTCGAGTCGTCGGTAACGATGCTGGCGAAAAGCTAAGTATCTTGTCAGGTATCATTAGTCGCCTGGATCGAAATGCCCCGGAATATGGCGAGGGATACAGCGATTTCAACACGTGCTACTACCAGGCCAACGCCGCTGCTAGTGGAGGAAGTTCTGGCAGTCCTGTCGTGAACAAAGACGGTTGCGCTGTCGCACTCCAAGCTGGCGGTCGTTCTGATGGAGCCTCGACAGATTATTTTCTACCATTGGATCGACCACTCCGTGCTTTGCAATGCATTCAGAACGGCAAGCCTGTCACACGTGGCGATATTCAGTGCCAGTTCCTTCTCAAGCCTTTCGATGAGTGCAGAAGGTTGGGATTGAGCCCTCAATGGGAGGCTGCCATGCGTGAGAAGTTTCCGGAGGAGACCAACATGCTTGTAGCTGAGATTGTCCTCCCCCGGGGCCCTTcagacaagaagatcgaggaaGGTGACGttttgatcaagatcaacggCGAACTTATCACCCAGTTTATTCGATTGGACGACATTATGGATTCGAGCGTTGGTGAAACCATCAAGCTACATCTCCAGCGTGGTGGACAGGACGTGGAAGTCGAgattgaggttggagatcTTCACAAGATTACCCCTGACCGATTCGTTTCAGTGGCAGGCGCCAGCTTCCACGACTTGTCCTACCAGCAAGCAAGACTCTATGCCGTCGCTGTCCAGGGCGTCTACGTTTGCGAATCAGCTGGCTCATTCCGATTTGATAACACTGATAACGGCTGGATTGTTCAGAGTATTGACCACAAGAAGGTGCCAGACCTTGACACTTTCATCCAAGTAATGAAGACAATCCCAGATCGCGCGCGAGTTGTTGTCACTTACAAACACCTTCGTGACCTTCAcactctcaacaccaccgttgCCTACATTGACCGACACTGGGCGGCCAAGATGAAACTTGCTGTTCGAAACGATGAGTCGGGAGTTTGGGACTTCACTGACCTGGGAGACCCATTGCCTCCTGTTCCACCCACTCGACGATCCGCCTCTTTTATTGAACTGGACCACATGCCACACCAAGGCATTGCCGACCTCATCCGCAGTTTTGTACACATCAACTGCACTATGCCCTTGAAACTCGACGGTTTCCCTAAGAACCGCCGTTGGGGTATGGGTCTTGTAATTGATGCAGACAAGGGTCTCGTTCTGATCTCCAGGGCCATTGTCCCGTATGATCTTTGCGATATCACTGTCACTATTGCTGACTCAATCATTGTTGAAGGCAAGGTTGTCTTTCTACATCCCCTTCAGAACTACGCCATTATTCAGTACGATCCCTCACTCGTCGATGCGCCAGTCATGAGCGCTCGTCTGAGCAACGAGGTTCTCACTCAAGGCGCCAAGACCTATTTCCTCGGCTACAATAGGATTGGGCGCGTTGTTCATGGATCTACAAGTGTCACCGAGATCACTGCGGTGGCCATTCCCGCCAACTCGGGCGCCCCGCGCTATCGTGCTGTGAATGTTGATGCTATCACGATTGATAGCAACCTCGGTTCGACATGCAACAGTGGTGTTCTTGTCGCGCCGGACGGTACTGTCCAGGCTCTGTGGCTGTCGTATCTGGGAGAGCGTTCCCATCATACGTCACGCGACGAAGAGTACTACCTGGGCCTTGGCACCAAGACTCTGCTCCCTGTTGTAGAGTCGGTTCAGAAGGGCATCAACCCTAAGCTGCGTATTTTGTCCGTCGAGTTCAGATCAGTCCAGATGGCTCAGGCATCCGTCATGGGCGTCTCCGATGAGTGGATCAAGAAGGTTACCCAGACCAACcgatctcatcaccaactgttCATGGTCAGCAAGCGAACCTTTGAGCGCGAGAACCACCCAGTATCTCTGCTCGAAGGAGATATCATCCTCACGCTGAACGGCAAGATTTGCACTACTATctctgactttgacttgatgtACTCACATGAGTTGCTGGACGCGGTTATTGTGCGAGAGTGTGAGGAGATGCACCTACAACTTCCTACAGTGGCAGCAGACGACATGGAAACAAACCATGCCGTTTCTTTCTGTGGTGCCATCCTTCATAGACCCCACCAGGCTGTTCGACAACAGATCAGCAAGCTGCACAGTGAGGTCTACGTCTCTAGTCGAATTCGTGGATCGCCTGCCTATCAGTACGGTGTTGCACCAACCAACTTCATTACTCATGTGAATGGTACTCCTACACCCGATCTCGACTCTTTCATTGCCGCGACCCGAGAAATCCCCGACAATACTT ACTTCCGACTCAAAGCTGTAACCTTTGACTGTGTGCCGTGGGTGATCacaatgaagaagaatgatcACTACTTCCCCACGATGGAATGgatcaaggacgacaagGAGGCTTGTGGATGGCGAAGAGTCACGTACGAAGGCAACGACGTGTTTAAGGGAGAGGCAACTGATGGTGTAGTACCGGTTGCACAGGATGCCGATATGGAGTAg